One region of Microbacterium sufflavum genomic DNA includes:
- a CDS encoding SGNH/GDSL hydrolase family protein: MTFIGDSITDAGRDRADPDSLGDGYVALLAPELRAAGATVRNLGIAGNRARDLAARWDSELLPTAPELLTVYVGVNDMWRRFDSDDPTSAEEFRATLDPLLAGVAGERGPRLILMEPYFLPVTEEQREWLDDLDGKRAVVRDLAASHGAAFVPLHEVLTAAATRQPVAELAPDGVHPTPRGSALIAEAWRTAASISDSR, translated from the coding sequence GTGACGTTCATCGGAGACTCCATCACGGATGCGGGGCGCGACCGTGCCGACCCCGACTCCCTCGGTGACGGCTACGTGGCCCTCCTCGCCCCGGAGCTGCGGGCGGCCGGCGCGACCGTGCGGAACCTCGGCATCGCCGGGAACCGTGCGCGCGACCTGGCCGCCCGGTGGGACTCCGAGCTCCTGCCGACCGCGCCGGAGCTGCTGACCGTGTACGTCGGCGTGAACGACATGTGGCGACGGTTCGACAGCGACGACCCGACGTCGGCGGAGGAGTTCCGGGCGACGCTCGACCCGCTGCTGGCCGGCGTCGCGGGGGAGCGCGGCCCCCGCCTGATCCTCATGGAGCCGTACTTCCTTCCGGTGACGGAGGAGCAGCGCGAGTGGCTCGACGACCTCGACGGCAAGCGGGCGGTCGTGCGCGACCTGGCCGCGTCGCATGGCGCCGCCTTCGTGCCGCTCCACGAGGTGCTCACGGCCGCCGCCACACGGCAGCCGGTGGCGGAGCTCGCCCCGGACGGCGTGCATCCGACGCCGCGCGGATCGGCGCTGATCGCCGAGGCCTGGCGCACGGCCGCGTCCATTAGCGATAGTCGATAA
- a CDS encoding Ig-like domain-containing protein, whose translation MKRVLAGLALAAVFGSALGVAPAASAAVDDDALYIAPGGDDDAAGTKDDPLATLEGARDRIRALKADEQIPADGLTVYLREGEYPRSASFEIGEQDSGTADAPITYRSYPGETATLTGGRALPRDEFAPVEDAAVTDRIIDPAARDQVVAVDLADLGITDYGQLSRHGYWKANDVSTTPPMELFIDGQGMTLARWPNADAATPTVQMGDIIDVGPDRNDPDLQNRGGTFTYGYDRPQYWTQADDVWLDGIFGYSWEWSYNKIESIDTAAKTITLRYGEMSGIMKSWFPDFHFAQNLLEELDAPGEYYIDRAAGKLYLIPNAAFTSGRGDVTVTTLDEPMLRADGASYVNFDDLVLEYGRATAAVILGGSHVTISHSDIRNFTDGGVLINSPGRYTYDGIPVNRGGRDHAVTDSRLTHVGGVGVVLQGGDKTTLEPGRNRVENSEIADFAYYHKAYNPGVMFDGVGNVAKNNEIHDAPHPGIIVHGNDHLFERNEVYDVCKQFHDLGAIYMNSGKTPQQRGHVFRENYFHDIGAGMAGVEGIYADNFTWDLTIEKNVFVNMGNGAIKSGSADYIEARNNVFVDAYAPYDNYEQWMGDHEGNVVDKDYMPAWQQVFADNNDFVGTPYLEKYPELGHFFEDDHYFPNHSTFAENVVWNPNRPRMAGVNEHGAKDGKNLLNYEDNWVADADPGFVDAAGGDYTLKADAAVFDQIPGFEAIAFGEIGVDGHIGQTQQPQSVPLEDIAFDSDSVTIDAGDQVRVRAVPLPWNADDTAVTYASADAAVATVDDTGVVLGMGPGTTTITATAKADAAKTATIEVIVEEGDGVLHFTDFESGSNGWATDPNRSIQADATGDKVYRILKGANSILPRDFTEFVLDFDVTTPATTPTNAGLIVYDRNGKGGGYIRFRQAAAGPTWTIFDDAWQVVAEKVVPAEQGLVPGATSHVRIAVQDGRIRISVNGAIALEGADPAPGAAGRVGFYVENYPSLDFDDIGFSLSGVPVTGVTLDADAVALSVGERRTVAATVAPQDASDARVTWTSDAPAVATVADGRIAAVAAGTATITATSVADPAFSDTLTVTVADAEYPTTWLDAQLKDPAAWSTSDHIAVDDAGVVISGEGVHGYEGERFGDTLLQFDADFGAFSGGWYGFQARSDQTGVPAWQNSNTGYLVVIKQDTIEFQSWTPGQTMLDAIPNTVIAPDTSHRIEFGAIAEGEGTRIVFRVDGVTVWSMVDARENLRIGADGFFNVYHYGKTTALAVRPTPPPASVTGICWAAEADPKTRYLRGEELDVTGMILGVRWSDGTLTTQQVTADMVSGFDSSKVRPHQTLTVAYAGATVELETSVKPKLKDDEEEVPRCE comes from the coding sequence ATGAAGCGTGTGCTGGCAGGACTGGCCCTGGCCGCCGTGTTCGGATCCGCCCTCGGCGTCGCCCCCGCGGCGTCGGCCGCGGTCGACGACGACGCCCTCTACATCGCACCGGGGGGTGACGACGACGCCGCCGGAACCAAGGACGACCCGCTCGCCACCCTCGAGGGAGCCAGGGACCGCATCCGGGCACTCAAAGCCGACGAGCAGATCCCCGCAGACGGCCTCACGGTCTACCTGCGCGAGGGCGAGTACCCGCGCAGCGCCTCGTTCGAGATCGGCGAGCAGGACTCCGGTACCGCCGACGCCCCGATCACCTACCGCTCCTATCCGGGCGAGACCGCCACGCTCACCGGCGGTCGCGCGCTGCCCCGCGACGAGTTCGCGCCCGTCGAGGACGCCGCCGTCACCGACCGGATCATCGACCCCGCCGCCCGCGACCAGGTGGTCGCGGTCGACCTCGCCGACCTCGGCATCACCGACTACGGCCAGCTCAGCCGCCACGGCTACTGGAAGGCCAACGACGTCAGCACCACCCCGCCGATGGAGCTCTTCATCGACGGCCAGGGCATGACGCTCGCGCGCTGGCCCAACGCCGACGCCGCCACCCCCACCGTGCAGATGGGCGACATCATCGACGTCGGCCCCGACCGCAACGACCCGGATCTGCAGAACCGCGGCGGCACCTTCACGTACGGCTACGACCGGCCCCAGTACTGGACCCAGGCCGACGACGTGTGGCTGGACGGCATCTTCGGCTACAGCTGGGAGTGGTCGTACAACAAGATCGAGAGCATCGACACCGCGGCGAAGACGATCACCCTCCGCTACGGCGAGATGTCCGGGATCATGAAGAGCTGGTTCCCCGACTTCCACTTCGCGCAGAACCTGCTGGAGGAGCTCGACGCACCGGGCGAGTACTACATCGACCGCGCGGCGGGGAAGCTCTACCTCATCCCCAACGCCGCCTTCACGTCCGGACGCGGCGACGTCACCGTCACCACGCTCGACGAGCCGATGCTGCGCGCCGACGGGGCGTCGTACGTGAACTTCGACGACCTCGTCCTGGAGTACGGCCGCGCCACCGCCGCCGTGATCCTCGGCGGCTCCCACGTCACGATCTCGCACAGCGACATCCGCAACTTCACCGACGGCGGCGTGCTCATCAACTCGCCGGGGCGCTACACCTACGACGGCATCCCGGTGAACCGCGGCGGCCGCGACCATGCCGTCACCGACAGCCGGCTCACGCACGTCGGCGGCGTCGGCGTGGTGCTCCAGGGCGGCGACAAGACCACCCTCGAGCCGGGCCGCAACCGGGTCGAGAACTCCGAGATCGCCGACTTCGCGTACTACCACAAGGCCTACAACCCCGGTGTGATGTTCGACGGGGTCGGCAACGTCGCCAAGAACAACGAGATCCACGACGCGCCGCACCCCGGCATCATCGTGCACGGCAACGACCACCTCTTCGAGCGCAACGAGGTGTACGACGTCTGCAAGCAGTTCCACGACCTCGGCGCGATCTACATGAACTCCGGCAAGACGCCGCAGCAGCGCGGACACGTCTTCCGGGAGAACTACTTCCACGACATCGGCGCCGGCATGGCGGGCGTCGAGGGCATCTACGCCGACAACTTCACGTGGGACCTCACGATCGAGAAGAACGTGTTCGTCAACATGGGCAACGGCGCCATCAAGAGCGGATCCGCCGACTACATCGAGGCGCGCAACAACGTCTTCGTCGACGCCTACGCGCCCTACGACAACTACGAGCAGTGGATGGGCGACCACGAGGGCAACGTCGTCGACAAGGACTACATGCCCGCCTGGCAGCAGGTGTTCGCCGACAACAACGACTTCGTCGGCACGCCGTATCTGGAGAAGTACCCCGAGCTCGGGCACTTCTTCGAGGACGACCACTACTTCCCGAACCACAGCACGTTCGCCGAGAACGTGGTCTGGAACCCGAACCGCCCCCGCATGGCGGGCGTCAACGAGCACGGCGCCAAGGACGGCAAGAACCTGCTGAACTACGAGGACAACTGGGTGGCCGACGCCGACCCCGGGTTCGTCGACGCCGCCGGCGGCGACTACACGCTGAAGGCCGACGCCGCCGTGTTCGACCAGATCCCCGGCTTCGAGGCGATCGCGTTCGGTGAGATCGGGGTCGACGGACACATCGGCCAGACGCAGCAGCCGCAGTCCGTCCCGCTGGAGGACATCGCCTTCGACAGCGACTCGGTCACGATCGACGCCGGCGACCAGGTGCGCGTGCGCGCCGTGCCGCTGCCCTGGAACGCCGACGACACCGCGGTGACCTACGCCTCCGCCGACGCCGCCGTCGCGACCGTGGACGACACGGGCGTCGTGCTGGGCATGGGCCCCGGCACCACGACCATCACGGCGACCGCGAAGGCCGACGCCGCCAAGACCGCGACCATCGAGGTGATCGTGGAGGAGGGCGACGGCGTGCTGCACTTCACCGACTTCGAGTCGGGATCGAACGGCTGGGCGACCGACCCCAACCGCAGCATCCAGGCCGACGCCACGGGTGACAAGGTCTACCGGATCCTCAAGGGCGCGAACAGCATCCTGCCCCGCGACTTCACCGAGTTCGTGCTCGACTTCGACGTGACGACACCGGCGACGACGCCCACCAACGCGGGGCTCATCGTGTACGATCGCAACGGCAAGGGCGGCGGCTACATCCGCTTCCGTCAGGCCGCGGCCGGCCCGACCTGGACCATCTTCGACGACGCCTGGCAGGTCGTCGCCGAGAAGGTCGTGCCCGCCGAGCAGGGCCTCGTCCCCGGTGCGACCTCGCACGTGCGCATCGCGGTCCAGGACGGGCGGATCCGCATCTCCGTCAACGGCGCGATCGCCCTCGAGGGGGCCGATCCCGCGCCGGGTGCGGCCGGTCGCGTGGGCTTCTACGTCGAGAACTACCCGTCGCTGGACTTCGACGACATCGGGTTCTCCCTCTCCGGGGTGCCCGTGACCGGGGTCACCCTCGACGCCGACGCGGTGGCGCTCTCGGTGGGGGAGCGGCGGACGGTCGCCGCGACGGTCGCCCCGCAGGACGCCAGCGACGCCAGGGTGACCTGGACCAGCGACGCCCCCGCGGTCGCCACGGTGGCGGACGGCCGCATCGCCGCCGTCGCCGCGGGCACCGCGACCATCACGGCCACCTCGGTCGCGGACCCCGCGTTCAGCGACACCCTGACGGTCACCGTCGCCGACGCGGAGTACCCGACGACCTGGCTCGACGCGCAGCTGAAGGACCCCGCGGCCTGGAGCACATCCGACCACATCGCCGTCGACGACGCGGGCGTGGTGATCAGCGGCGAGGGGGTGCACGGCTACGAGGGCGAGCGCTTCGGCGACACGCTCCTGCAGTTCGACGCGGACTTCGGTGCCTTCTCCGGAGGGTGGTACGGCTTCCAGGCGCGGTCCGACCAGACCGGTGTGCCCGCGTGGCAGAACTCCAACACCGGGTACCTCGTGGTGATCAAGCAGGACACGATCGAGTTCCAGAGCTGGACCCCCGGTCAGACGATGCTCGACGCGATCCCCAACACCGTCATCGCCCCCGACACCTCGCACCGCATCGAGTTCGGCGCGATCGCGGAGGGCGAGGGCACGCGCATCGTGTTCCGGGTGGACGGCGTGACCGTGTGGAGCATGGTCGATGCGCGGGAGAACCTGCGCATCGGAGCGGACGGCTTCTTCAACGTGTACCACTACGGCAAGACGACGGCCCTCGCCGTGCGCCCCACGCCGCCGCCCGCGAGCGTGACCGGCATCTGCTGGGCCGCGGAGGCCGACCCCAAGACCCGCTACCTGCGCGGCGAGGAGCTCGACGTCACCGGGATGATCCTCGGGGTGCGCTGGAGCGACGGCACCCTCACGACGCAGCAGGTCACGGCCGATATGGTGAGCGGGTTCGACAGCAGCAAGGTGCGTCCGCACCAGACGCTGACCGTGGCCTACGCGGGCGCGACGGTCGAGCTGGAGACCTCGGTCAAGCCCAAGCTCAAGGACGATGAGGAAGAGGTGCCCCGGTGCGAGTGA
- a CDS encoding GntR family transcriptional regulator yields the protein MTDALGTAGLQRGLLSDQIYAMIKAMIKESTLAPGEQLVESQLARQLQVSQAPVRDALKRLAHEGLVSHVRHQGNFVASYSAEEAEQAKVARVELEGLAGRLACGALDAARRDELVSLIAQMHEAAESADLARFRELDFTFHRAVIEASGNVYLPRMWDLLEPSLRVMHVLGDPTFTGDWHEVADWHKGLLDVLDAGDVEAASALFRRHAAGTLLDDA from the coding sequence ATGACGGATGCTCTGGGCACAGCGGGACTGCAGCGAGGACTGCTGTCGGATCAGATCTACGCGATGATCAAGGCGATGATCAAGGAGTCGACCCTCGCCCCGGGCGAGCAGCTCGTCGAGTCCCAGCTCGCGCGACAGCTCCAGGTGAGCCAGGCTCCCGTGCGCGACGCCCTCAAGCGCCTCGCGCACGAGGGGCTCGTGTCGCACGTGCGGCACCAGGGCAACTTCGTCGCGAGCTACTCCGCCGAGGAGGCCGAGCAGGCCAAGGTCGCCCGGGTCGAGCTCGAGGGCCTGGCCGGCCGGCTCGCGTGCGGCGCGCTCGACGCCGCCCGCCGCGACGAGCTCGTGTCGCTCATCGCGCAGATGCATGAGGCGGCCGAATCCGCCGACCTCGCCCGTTTCCGCGAGCTCGACTTCACGTTCCACCGCGCCGTGATCGAGGCGAGCGGCAACGTGTACCTGCCGCGGATGTGGGATCTGCTCGAGCCGAGCCTGCGGGTGATGCACGTGCTGGGCGACCCGACGTTCACCGGCGACTGGCACGAGGTGGCCGACTGGCACAAGGGGCTGCTCGACGTGCTCGACGCGGGCGATGTCGAGGCCGCGTCCGCGCTGTTCCGTCGCCACGCCGCCGGCACCCTCCTCGACGACGCCTAA
- a CDS encoding BNR-4 repeat-containing protein translates to MSFRSKTGAAVAAVVAAVALAVPAQADVTTTTVETLPVTVDSSNQSGWWNPLVVVGDRTFFAYNVPGSVAAKHRVNVAVRAADGTWTSGCLKLATGVCAEYDDDNGHNQPSLAVDGNGHIHAFVSMHHEPWKYFRSTTPFDVTSLVDVSAEMPDAGAAISYPVTAQGADGDVWLMVRVGADPQARRDGVLYHYDPAVGTWARETVIAAAVNHSFYPDDLEVDADGRVHVLWEWGPWPADPYRHLGSYAVYDPATGGFRDVAGQALPTPIRPDTPGAVVWRGHEQGETIGDAVPAVQTAKMAIADGALVGVTYRYADTTENDFDVRWATWNGSAWTSETLVDTGALGSGVQTIAALDTTTAGSETRVYAVVSVQDCGVTRTQTVLLSHTSGASGWAVEAVGDPVTGQQRLRAATRDDGTDVVYLSAPAVPGGGTLRHAEVPRDGQQGGTSLAAIVSALRGDAGGCTDTGS, encoded by the coding sequence ATGTCCTTCCGCTCGAAGACCGGCGCCGCCGTCGCCGCCGTGGTCGCCGCCGTCGCGCTCGCCGTGCCCGCACAGGCCGACGTCACGACCACCACCGTCGAGACCCTGCCCGTCACGGTCGACAGCTCCAACCAGTCCGGCTGGTGGAACCCGCTCGTCGTCGTCGGCGACCGCACCTTCTTCGCCTACAACGTGCCGGGCTCGGTCGCCGCGAAGCACCGGGTGAACGTCGCCGTGCGCGCCGCGGACGGCACGTGGACCTCGGGGTGCCTGAAGCTCGCCACGGGCGTCTGCGCCGAGTACGACGACGACAATGGCCACAACCAGCCGTCGCTCGCCGTCGACGGGAACGGACACATCCACGCGTTCGTGTCGATGCACCACGAGCCCTGGAAGTACTTCCGCTCCACGACGCCGTTCGACGTCACCTCGCTCGTCGACGTCAGCGCCGAGATGCCCGACGCCGGTGCCGCGATCTCGTACCCGGTGACCGCCCAGGGCGCGGACGGGGACGTATGGCTCATGGTCCGCGTCGGCGCCGACCCGCAGGCCCGCAGGGACGGCGTGCTGTACCACTACGATCCCGCCGTCGGCACGTGGGCCCGCGAGACCGTGATCGCCGCCGCCGTCAACCACTCCTTCTACCCGGACGACCTCGAGGTCGATGCCGACGGCAGGGTGCACGTGCTGTGGGAGTGGGGGCCCTGGCCCGCCGATCCCTACCGTCACCTCGGCTCGTACGCGGTGTACGACCCGGCCACGGGCGGCTTCCGCGACGTCGCCGGCCAGGCCCTGCCCACCCCGATCCGTCCGGACACCCCCGGGGCGGTCGTGTGGCGCGGGCACGAGCAGGGCGAGACCATCGGCGACGCCGTGCCCGCCGTGCAGACCGCGAAGATGGCGATCGCCGACGGCGCGCTGGTCGGTGTCACCTACCGCTACGCCGACACGACCGAGAACGACTTCGACGTGCGCTGGGCCACCTGGAACGGCTCGGCCTGGACGAGCGAGACCCTCGTGGACACCGGCGCCCTCGGCAGCGGCGTGCAGACGATCGCCGCGCTGGACACCACGACCGCGGGCTCCGAGACCCGTGTCTACGCCGTGGTGTCGGTGCAGGACTGCGGAGTGACCCGCACGCAGACGGTGCTGCTGTCGCACACGTCCGGCGCGTCGGGCTGGGCGGTCGAGGCCGTCGGCGACCCGGTCACCGGGCAGCAGCGCCTCCGGGCGGCCACGCGCGATGACGGCACCGATGTGGTGTACCTGAGCGCACCCGCGGTTCCGGGCGGCGGCACCCTCCGCCACGCCGAGGTGCCGCGCGACGGGCAGCAGGGCGGCACCTCCCTCGCCGCGATCGTGTCCGCCCTGCGCGGCGACGCCGGCGGCTGCACGGACACGGGCTCGTGA
- a CDS encoding amidohydrolase family protein encodes MRIVDAHVHVWDVDAVPIPWFRDDLDLPRHASAVGLGREVTAAGVASAIAVQAADSVAEAEWLTATAARDPFLRRVVLQYSPAPGRAAGATGVAVTPAVVGVRAAVPQFAADLSDVDGLDALADHLGATGRALELLIRPEQLPAAATLSRRHPGTAIVVCHLGLGARTADGTWRAALDEAASAPGVSAKVSGLDLSARGAEESRGLLRLAFDLFGAERLAFGSDWPMSTRSIGYADVLAATRAALPRLSGAEERAFWSATADRLYPTGA; translated from the coding sequence ATGCGGATCGTCGATGCCCACGTGCACGTCTGGGATGTGGACGCCGTGCCGATCCCCTGGTTCCGCGACGACCTCGACCTGCCGCGGCACGCCTCCGCCGTCGGGCTCGGACGGGAGGTGACCGCGGCCGGTGTCGCCTCCGCGATCGCGGTGCAGGCCGCGGACTCCGTGGCGGAGGCGGAGTGGCTGACCGCGACCGCCGCGCGCGACCCGTTCCTGCGGCGCGTGGTGCTGCAGTACTCCCCCGCGCCCGGACGAGCGGCCGGTGCGACCGGCGTCGCCGTCACCCCCGCGGTCGTCGGCGTGCGGGCGGCGGTGCCCCAGTTCGCCGCCGACCTGTCCGACGTGGACGGCCTCGACGCGCTCGCCGACCACCTCGGCGCGACCGGCCGTGCGCTCGAGCTGCTGATCCGCCCGGAGCAGCTGCCCGCCGCCGCCACCCTCTCTCGCCGGCACCCGGGCACCGCGATCGTGGTGTGCCACCTGGGCCTCGGGGCGCGGACGGCCGACGGCACGTGGCGGGCAGCACTGGACGAGGCCGCGTCGGCGCCGGGGGTGTCGGCGAAGGTCTCCGGGCTCGACCTCTCGGCCCGCGGCGCGGAGGAATCGCGCGGCCTGCTGCGGCTGGCGTTCGACCTCTTCGGCGCGGAGCGGCTGGCGTTCGGCAGCGACTGGCCGATGTCGACGCGGAGCATCGGCTATGCGGACGTGCTCGCCGCGACGCGCGCGGCGCTGCCCCGCCTTTCCGGCGCCGAGGAACGGGCGTTCTGGTCCGCGACCGCCGACCGCCTCTACCCCACGGGCGCCTGA
- a CDS encoding extracellular solute-binding protein, with translation MSENTTVSRRQLLQFAGLGAAGLLLAGCMPSGGGSGSTSPASSAGSAFGTGDFTATDFSFSSWSLTEEAAAPATRALLEGYTSAQKVGITEVSFPYNEYFKQLMLQVRGGQFTGAAHVDVAWLASLAALGKLEDVSALTKDRGYTASSLEATQLDGVQYAFPWTIGAIGLITNSEILDKAGISQFPTTVDDFESSLKKLKGLGGGLIPYAASTKAAQLKDILIWMQTFGSDLVKDGEVTIGDDASIEAVSWYKSLYDQGLIAADVDRFDARSLFAQGRAAIYDDAPVGRGSVTKDSPDPDLASKLVPESRPVLKKGDTPRALVWGGAIAIVGGGEGDSARTAADFGQWATSDLDAVLGDYELRGLPPVTEEAQTSEVVSSDAFGARFAEKITATATTNPFWQFPQYAQIETAIADRVQAVLVGQQSAKDAMSQAGDEAQKLLG, from the coding sequence ATGTCCGAGAACACCACCGTCTCCCGTCGCCAGCTCCTCCAGTTCGCCGGGCTCGGCGCCGCCGGCCTCCTGCTCGCCGGCTGCATGCCGAGCGGCGGCGGCAGCGGCTCCACCAGCCCCGCGTCGTCCGCCGGCTCCGCCTTCGGCACCGGCGACTTCACCGCCACCGACTTCTCGTTCTCGAGCTGGTCGCTCACCGAAGAGGCCGCGGCCCCGGCCACCCGCGCCCTGCTGGAGGGCTACACCAGCGCCCAGAAGGTCGGCATCACCGAGGTGTCGTTCCCCTACAACGAGTACTTCAAGCAGCTCATGCTGCAGGTGCGCGGCGGGCAGTTCACGGGCGCCGCCCACGTCGACGTCGCCTGGCTCGCCTCCCTCGCCGCCCTCGGCAAGCTCGAAGACGTCTCGGCGCTCACGAAGGACCGCGGCTACACGGCCTCCAGCCTCGAGGCCACTCAGCTCGACGGCGTGCAGTACGCGTTCCCGTGGACCATCGGCGCGATCGGCCTCATCACCAATTCCGAGATCCTCGACAAGGCCGGCATCTCGCAGTTCCCGACCACGGTCGACGACTTCGAGTCGTCGCTGAAGAAGCTCAAGGGTCTCGGCGGCGGGCTCATCCCCTACGCCGCCTCCACCAAGGCCGCCCAGCTCAAAGACATCCTCATCTGGATGCAGACCTTCGGCAGCGACCTCGTCAAGGACGGCGAGGTCACGATCGGCGACGACGCGAGCATCGAGGCGGTGTCCTGGTACAAGTCGCTGTACGACCAGGGCCTCATCGCCGCCGACGTCGACCGCTTCGACGCCCGCTCCCTGTTCGCGCAGGGGCGTGCCGCCATCTACGACGACGCCCCGGTGGGCCGCGGCTCCGTCACCAAGGACTCGCCGGACCCGGACCTCGCGTCCAAGCTCGTGCCCGAGTCGCGGCCGGTCCTGAAGAAGGGCGACACCCCGCGCGCGCTCGTGTGGGGCGGCGCGATCGCGATCGTGGGCGGAGGCGAGGGCGACAGCGCCCGCACCGCCGCCGACTTCGGGCAGTGGGCCACGAGCGACCTCGACGCCGTGCTCGGCGACTACGAGCTGCGGGGCCTGCCGCCCGTGACCGAAGAGGCCCAGACGTCCGAGGTCGTCTCGTCCGATGCGTTCGGCGCCCGCTTCGCGGAGAAGATCACCGCGACCGCCACCACCAACCCGTTCTGGCAGTTCCCCCAGTACGCGCAGATCGAGACCGCCATCGCCGACCGCGTGCAGGCCGTGCTCGTGGGCCAGCAGAGCGCCAAGGACGCCATGTCCCAGGCCGGCGACGAAGCGCAGAAGCTGCTGGGCTGA
- a CDS encoding carbohydrate ABC transporter permease gives MFALLLTAPGLALLAAVVVYPLITALITAFYKQSLVEPGREFVGFQNIVDVLTGEFVQLLVQTLVFTLGTTIAPFVIGFGLALALNTRIRGAKVLRGLMLIPWLIPGVVVSFLWMWIFNANYGVLNAALETVGLIDSPQAWLANPTTAMIAVIVAKTWQSFPWMMVMLLAGLQTVPIELHEAAEIDGAGTIRRFFSITVPQMSGIIGLVILLEFIWNFQHFDIIYVLTGGGPAGSTQTFATAVYETAFDGFDLGHAGAIGLLWMVLLMALVVVYVRLSEKGEKR, from the coding sequence ATGTTCGCGCTCCTCCTCACGGCCCCCGGCCTCGCGCTCCTCGCCGCGGTCGTCGTGTACCCGCTCATCACCGCGCTGATCACCGCGTTCTACAAGCAGAGCCTCGTCGAACCGGGACGCGAGTTCGTCGGCTTCCAGAACATCGTCGACGTCCTCACCGGGGAGTTCGTCCAGCTCCTCGTGCAGACCCTCGTCTTCACGCTCGGCACGACCATCGCGCCGTTCGTCATCGGCTTCGGTCTCGCGCTCGCCCTCAACACGCGCATCCGCGGCGCCAAGGTGCTGCGCGGCCTCATGCTCATCCCCTGGCTGATCCCCGGCGTGGTCGTGTCGTTCCTGTGGATGTGGATCTTCAACGCCAACTACGGCGTGCTCAACGCGGCCCTGGAGACCGTGGGACTCATCGACTCCCCGCAGGCGTGGCTCGCCAACCCCACCACCGCCATGATCGCCGTCATCGTCGCGAAGACCTGGCAGTCGTTCCCCTGGATGATGGTCATGCTCCTCGCCGGCCTGCAGACCGTCCCGATCGAACTGCACGAGGCCGCGGAGATCGACGGCGCCGGGACCATCCGCCGCTTCTTCTCCATCACGGTCCCGCAGATGAGCGGCATCATCGGGCTCGTGATCCTGCTGGAGTTCATCTGGAACTTCCAGCACTTCGACATCATCTATGTCCTCACCGGCGGCGGCCCCGCCGGCTCCACCCAGACCTTCGCCACGGCGGTGTACGAGACCGCGTTCGACGGCTTCGACCTCGGTCACGCCGGCGCGATCGGGCTCCTCTGGATGGTCCTGCTGATGGCGCTCGTCGTCGTCTACGTCCGCCTGTCCGAGAAGGGAGAGAAGCGATGA
- a CDS encoding carbohydrate ABC transporter permease, translated as MTAVLTEETVTAVAAPPAPPRRRRTRADRRASTISAWIAVVVFGGFALLPVYWLLATSLTPRTEVFSYPPKLFPTEITFEAYAALANNPALFGYLRNSIVVSVITAILSVLVSAYMGYAFSKFRYRGRRSLMYFVLASQMFPQALLLITLYAVFSAYGLLNTYTALVLSFTTFTLPLCVWMLKGFFDTIPDELIEAARVDGASRMRIIHSIVLPLAAPGLIAAGLFAFVRGWNDFIFALTLAGPDKQTLPPGLVNTFIGEASTAWPELMAASLVVSLPVAIAFIALQRFLVGGLTAGAVKG; from the coding sequence ATGACCGCCGTGCTGACCGAGGAGACGGTGACCGCCGTCGCCGCCCCGCCCGCTCCCCCGCGGCGCCGCCGCACCCGCGCCGACCGCCGCGCCTCCACCATCAGTGCCTGGATCGCCGTGGTCGTGTTCGGCGGGTTCGCGCTGCTGCCCGTGTACTGGCTGCTCGCGACCTCCCTCACCCCGCGCACCGAGGTGTTCAGCTACCCGCCCAAGCTCTTCCCCACGGAGATCACCTTCGAGGCCTATGCCGCGCTCGCGAACAACCCCGCGCTGTTCGGCTACCTCCGCAACAGCATCGTGGTCTCGGTCATCACCGCGATCCTCTCGGTGCTGGTCTCCGCCTACATGGGCTACGCGTTCTCGAAGTTCCGCTACCGCGGGCGCCGCAGCCTCATGTACTTCGTGCTGGCATCGCAGATGTTCCCGCAGGCGCTGCTGCTCATCACCCTCTACGCGGTGTTCTCGGCCTATGGGCTGCTGAACACCTACACGGCGCTGGTGCTGTCGTTCACCACGTTCACGCTGCCGCTGTGCGTGTGGATGCTGAAGGGCTTCTTCGACACGATCCCGGACGAGCTCATCGAGGCCGCCCGCGTCGACGGCGCCTCCCGGATGCGCATCATCCACTCGATCGTCCTGCCGCTCGCGGCCCCCGGCCTCATCGCCGCCGGACTGTTCGCGTTCGTCCGCGGCTGGAACGACTTCATCTTCGCCCTCACCCTGGCCGGACCCGACAAGCAGACCCTGCCGCCCGGCCTCGTCAACACGTTCATCGGCGAGGCGTCGACCGCCTGGCCGGAGCTCATGGCGGCCTCGCTCGTGGTCTCGCTCCCCGTGGCCATCGCGTTCATCGCCCTGCAGCGCTTCCTCGTCGGCGGTCTCACCGCCGGCGCGGTCAAGGGCTGA